One Glycine max cultivar Williams 82 chromosome 4, Glycine_max_v4.0, whole genome shotgun sequence DNA segment encodes these proteins:
- the LOC100527086 gene encoding uncharacterized protein LOC100527086 (The RefSeq protein has 1 substitution compared to this genomic sequence): MGSLMAGWDSLILDPESATIERNRSLTKEEINAYWRVKKETELEHLRAMSKLSETIQARKFEDSENSHKSSTVTLASIKESLGMDVDQKSLEQLIKKNGWWTKSSWAFLNEPPVIEAASNKYASQFHVANLGSTKLNPEDGINA; this comes from the exons ATGGGTTCTCTTATGGCAGGATGGGACTCTCTGATCTTGGATCCTGAATCAG CTACAATAGAGAGGAATCGATCACTCACCAAAGAAGAAATTAATGCTTACTGGagagtaaagaaggagacagagtTAGAACACCTCAGAGCTATGTCCAAACTATCTGAGACTATTCAG GCCCGAAAATTTGAGGATTCAGAGAATTCTCATAAGTCAAGTACCGTGACCTTGGCCAGCATAAAGGAGTCCTTAGGCATGGACGTTGACCAGAAAAGTTTAGAGCAACTTATCAAGAAAAATGGCTG GTGGACCAAAAGCAGCTGGGCATTTCTGAATGAACCGCCAGTGATAGAAGCGGCTTCCAATAAGTATGCATCACAGTTTCACGTGGCCAACTTGGGGTCTACGAAACTTAACCCCGGAGATGGAATTAATGCTTGA
- the LOC100785981 gene encoding uncharacterized protein LOC100785981 yields MPRKKQQCGFRIPWISGPSTESHSPPPKQKSKSVSTHHRPPFRPPGIASTPPQPPPNGTPKSKPQQVSNFLPSHSPAPSVIINSPVSFQPESLSTPSEPNVEELELDSTPTQNSNSNAPLETQSKPHQSKSNGNTIERKMMVATSTPSGKDIQVVPPASTSATIPLSHEENPTIQKDINDISALNPTLNVDDKTISVVTLAGDNRGVTMHVAGSHSTRPKPEGKKSASTEKDEAGKTYVNSNIQSINNSIMSNGSINGRDPGVRVILPQQPQPDVKQPCLEKPKAEVSINRVERVPYRPVVRRRCLRGLFHEPSDSEPHNPDKPRRHGCKFRCGDIDIKDKDAATK; encoded by the coding sequence ATGCCACGGAAAAAGCAGCAATGTGGTTTTAGGATCCCTTGGATCTCAGGTCCTTCCACTGAATCTCATTCTCCTCctccaaaacaaaaatcaaaatctgtTTCCACTCATCATCGACCACCATTTCGTCCTCCTGGAATAGCCTCTACCCCTCCACAACCTCCTCCGAATGGAACCCCAAAATCTAAACCTCAACAAGTGTCAAATTTTCTTCCATCACACTCACCAGCACCTTCAGTGATCATTAATTCCCCAGTGTCTTTTCAGCCAGAATCCCTTTCTACACCTTCAGAGCCAAATGTGGAGGAATTGGAGTTGGATAGTACTCCTACTCAGAATTCCAATTCCAATGCCCCTTTGGAAACACAAAGCAAACCCCACCAATCTAAATCAAATGGCAACACCATAGAGAGAAAGATGATGGTTGCCACGTCCACTCCTAGCGGGAAAGACATCCAAGTGGTGCCACCAGCTTCAACATCAGCGACCATACCATTATCCCACGAGGAAAACCCCACTATCCAAAAAGATATTAATGATATTTCAGCTCTGAATCCAACATTGAACGTGGATGACAAAACAATTAGTGTGGTAACTCTGGCTGGTGACAACAGAGGAGTGACAATGCACGTGGCGGGTTCTCACTCAACTAGGCCCAAACCTGAAGGTAAGAAGAGCGCGTCCACGGAGAAAGATGAAGCGGGGAAGACATACGTAAACAGCAACATTCAGAGCATCAACAATTCGATCATGTCGAACGGTTCCATCAATGGAAGAGACCCTGGTGTTCGTGTTATTCTCCCCCAACAGCCTCAGCCTGATGTGAAACAACCGTGTTTGGAAAAACCTAAGGCTGAAGTTAGCATTAACCGTGTGGAGAGGGTGCCTTACCGGCCCGTTGTTCGAAGACGATGCCTCAGGGGACTTTTCCATGAACCCAGTGACTCTGAACCTCATAACCCTGACAAGCCTCGTCGTCATGGTTGCAAGTTTAGATGCGGAGACATTGATATAAAGGATAAGGATGCTGCAACAAAATAA
- the LOC100795329 gene encoding CBS domain-containing protein CBSX3, mitochondrial: MLGVYRILRLRQNPQRGAIFQQFQGKGILNLNKIYSKFGCATSSPRMQQKGLENVTVSEVLMTKGEANVGSWLWCRVDDAVINAMKNMADNNIGSLVVLKPEGQHIAGIITERDCLKKIVAQGRSPLHTHVGQIMTDENNLITVTSNTNILQAMKIMTENHIRHVPVIDGKIVGMISIVDVVRAVMEQQSGELKRLNDYVRGEYY; this comes from the exons ATGCTAGGAGTCTACAGAATACTGCGACTTCGCCAAAACCCTCAAAGGGGCGCAATATTTCAACAATTCCAAGGGAAGGGAATCCTTAacctaaacaaaatatattcaaaatttggaTGTGCCACGTCCTCTCCACGCATGCAGCAGAAAGGATTGGAGAATGTCACAGTGTCAGAGGTACTAATGACAAAAGGGGAAGCAAATGTTGGTTCCTGGCTCTGGTGCCGAGTTGATGATGCTGTTATCAACGCAATGAAGAAC ATGGCTGATAATAACATTGGATCATTGGTGGTACTAAAGCCAGAGGGGCAGCATATAGCAGGCATTATCACAGAAAGAG ACTGCTTGAAAAAAATAGTTGCACAAGGAAGATCTCCCTTGCACACACATGTTGGTCAAATAATGACTGATGAG AATAACCTGATAACGGTGACCTCCAACACCAACATTCTTCAAGCAATGAAAATTATGACAG AGAATCATATCCGGCATGTTCCTGTTATAGATGGAAAAATAGTTGGCATGATTTCCATTGTAGATGTGGTGCGAGCAGTGATGGAGCAGCAGAGTGGAGAACTGAAGCGACTCAATGACTACGTCAGAGGAGAATACTATTAG
- the LOC100527453 gene encoding uncharacterized protein LOC100527453, producing the protein MSERTLVPIFVFWAFLTIITPTLILLSENSKADLDSNGNITEGMKLGIMIGYTQKYSIRTASPLAKSEEELALAPAPETLPTPSSGTNTTRVTPTGSMSHHNHTLIGNRTDDGLTLFSPTKIHVQVKQAYIR; encoded by the exons ATGAGTGAAAGAACTCTGGTTCCAATATTCGTCTTCTGGGCTTTCCTTACAATAATCACCCCTACACTCATTCTCTTGTCAGAGAATTCAAAGGCAGACCTCGATTCAAATG GAAATATAACTGAGGGAATGAAGCTTGGAATAATGATCGGGTACACACAGAAATATAGCATAAGAACAGCATCACCACTAGCCAAGTCTGAAGAGGAACTGGCCTTGGCACCAGCCCCAGAAACATTACCAACCCCATCATCTGGAACTAATACTACTAGAGTTACTCCAACTGGGTCAATGTCACATCATAACCACACTCTTATAGGCAATAGAACTGATGATGGGCTTACACTCTTCTCTCCCACCAAGATACACGTCCAAGTCAAACAAGCATATATCAGATAA